GCGGCACTCGCCGCGTTGCCGGAAACGGCCACCGACGCTGATCGCGCCAAGGCCAAGGCCGAGTGGAAGAAGCTGCACGAAACCGTGCTGGCATCGGGTGGCCTGCACATCGTGGGCACCGAGCGCCATGAGTCGCGTCGTATCGACAACCAGCTGCGTGGTCGTTCGGGCCGCCAGGGCGACCCGGGTTCCTCGCGCTTCTACCTGTCGCTGGAAGACAACCTGCTGCGCATCTTCGCGGGCGACTGGGTCGGTCGCTGGATGCGCATGTTCGGCATGAAGGAAGAGGACGCGCTGGAAGACCGCATGGTCAGCCGCCAGATCGAAAAGGCGCAGCGCAAGGTCGAACAGCACAACTTCGACATCCGCAAGCACCTGCTCGAATTCGACGACGTGGCCAACGATCAGCGCAAGGTGATCTACGCCCAGCGCGACGAGCTGCTGGTGGTGGATGACGTATCCGACACCATTGCCGACATCCGCGACGATGTGGTCACCCAGCTGGTGCACCGCTACGTGCCGGCCGACAGCATCGACGAGCAGTGGGATCTTGCTGGACTCGACCGCGAGCTGGAAGGCGAGTTCGGCCTGTCGCTCAGCCTCAAGGCCTGGGTCGAGCAGCAGCACGAGATCGACGACAAGATGGTGCTCGAGCACGTGCGCGAGGCGGTGGATCAACTGTTCAAGACCAAGGAACAGCAGATCGGCACCGAAACCATGCGTCAGCTCGAGAAGCACATCATGCTGAGCGTGGTGGACAACGCGTGGAAGGAACACCTGGCGAGCATGGATTACCTGCGCCAGGGTATCTATCTGCGCGGTTACGCGCAGAAGCAGCCGAAGCAGGAGTTCAAGCGCGAGTCGTTCGAACTGTTCTCCAGCATGCTTGATCGCATCAAGGCCGAAGTGGTGCAGATGCTGGCACGCGTGCGCATTCGCAGCGAGGAAGAAGTCGCCGCGATGGAAGCCGAACAGCAGCGCCTTGCCGAGCGACTGCAGCGCCAGATGCTCGCCAGCGGTGGCGGTGCACCGGTGGCGGCACTGGGCGCCGATGCCGAGGCGGTGGCCGCCGGCAGCATGGCCGCGCCGGTGGGTTCACCGGAGCAGGATGGTCCTCGCGTGGGGCGCAATGATCCTTGTCCGTGTGGTTCGGGCAAGAAGTACAAGCATTGCCACGGTCAGTTGACCTGACGGTTAGGAGAAACCCCGCTTCGGCGGGGTTTTTTTTGGGGCGCATTTTGGTGCGTGGCTGGCGGCGAGCGGATGGCCATGGTTGTGCTCCTTCTTGCCTTCGGGGAGATGGCGAGAGGGGAGAGGGGCAATCTAGCCTCATCGTTTCATCGGCGCCGTCATTCAGGCGCAGGCCGGACAAGCGCGAAGCGCGCCCCACGGGACTAGCTTGGCGTCGCGGAACGCCCGGAGGGCGACCCCGTAGGGGCGAGCGCAGCGAGTCATCCAGTGCCTTGGTGGTCGGTTATCGCCCCACCGCTTCATTCTTTTGATCGTCATTCCTGCGAAGGCAGGAGGCGCCTTTCAACCGCCGAAGGGCGGGTCATCCAGTGACTTTGCTCTGGCCTTCGGTGTGTGGCGATTCCGCCAGGTTGCCGCTTACGCCGCGGAGGCGTTTCGACCTCCTGCCGGAGGCCGAGTCACTTTTCTTTGCTGGCCCAAAGAAAAGTAACCCAAAGAAATGGCCTTAAAGGCTGGCAGCATGCCGATGGGATAAGCCCGAACGGCTGAGGAACGTTGCTGCGTGGCAACCTCCGCCTCTACACAACGGGTACAACAAAGCGCCTCGCAACGCGCCAATGCGCTGAGGACTTAGCGCGGAGCGTCGTGCCGCCGCGCGGCACATCCTTCTGTGCCACTAGGGTGTTCACATTGAACATCCCCTGTCGCTCGTCCTCTCCCGTTCGGGAGAGGACTGGGGTGAGCACTGAGGTCAGAGAGAAACAGACTTCACACGGTGCGAGACACCCCTGTAGGAGCGCACCTTGTGCGCGACCGCAGCGCCATGTCGATACCGCTCCGTCAGGTGGTCGCGCACAGGGTGCGCTCCTACAGAAAAGCCCGTGCCGGATACGGCGTCGCGGCGAGCGACTCCACGTGCAGTGCAGTGGCACGAGTCGCGAACAGGGTTCGCTCCCACCGACAAGGCCAGCCTCCACGCAATACGCCACCGCGTCATGCGGCGCGATGTGCAGCGCAGCTGCACGAGCCTTCGGCTCTGGCTCTGGCTTTTGACCTACCCGACCCCTTGAGCGGCGGTGAGGGGCGGACGACAGGCCCGCAGGGGGATCGGCAGGGATGCCGATCCCTTTTCGACAGGACAGGGATGTCCTGTCGAAAAGCCCGGCCGACCCTCACGGACTGGCCGGCTCTATCGGCCAGCGCCGAGATGGGGGTGCCTTTCTCTTTGGTTACTTTCTCTTGGGCAAGCAAGAGAAAGTGACCCGGCCTCCGGCAGGAGGTCGGAACGCCCGCTGCGTAAGCGGCTAGGTCGCGGGAACGCCTGATGCGAGGACCCAACGCAAAGTCACTGGACCCCTGCCTACGCAGGGGTGACGCCGAAAGAATGAACCAGTACGGCAAGGTTCGCCCTTCTCCTCCAAAAGGAGCGGGAGACGAAGCCATCGCTGGAAGGGGCTCAGTCCCCTCCCGGTACCTTCTTCCGGTACGGCTCCGCATCCACCGTCACATACTGGGGCTCTTCCGTATCCAGTCGCAGCGCCGTGAGCTGCCCGCCCCACACGCAACCCGTATCGATCGCATGAACGCCGATACCCGCGAAACGCCCCAGCGCGGACCAATGACCGCACACGATGCGCGCGCCGCGTTGGCGCATGCCCGGCACTTCGAACCACGGGTACATGCCGGGCTTCTGCGTGCCGGGGACACCCTTGCTCTCGAAGTCGATGCGCCCCTGCACGTCGCAGTAGCGCATGCGCGTGAGCGTGTTGATCGAGGCGCGCAGGCGTTCGACGCCTTGCAGGCGGCTGCTCCATGCCGCGGGACGGTTGCCAAACAGGTTCTTCAGCAGGCGTGGATGGCGCGGGCTGCTGAGTTCGCGTTCGATTTCCTGCGCGGAGCGTTGCGCCTGGCGCAGCGTCCACATGGGGGCCAGGCCAGCGTGCACCATGGTCCAGTTGAGCTGTTCGTCGTGGTGCAGCAGTTTCTGCGAGCGCAGCCACTCCATCAGCACCGGTGCATCGTCGGCGAACAACACTTCACGCAGCTCGGGGTTCACCTTGGACTGGGCTTCGGGGCGTCGCTGCGCGATGGCCAGCAGGCTCAGGTCGTGGTTGCCGAGTGTGACGATGGATTGCTCGCGCAGGCTGTGGATCAGGCGCAGCGTCTGCAGGGACTGTCCACCACGATTGACCAGGTCGCCGCAGAACCACAGGCGATCGGCCGCGGGGTCGAAGCGGATCTTGTCGAGGAGGCGTTGGAGTTCGGGAAGGCAGCCCTGCACATCACCGATTGCGTACGTAGCCATCAGTGCAGGGTGCGCGGAATCGAAAGCGTGAACGGCGGGATCAGCGCCTCGAAATGGGTGCCGTCGTCAGCCACCATCTGATAGCTGCCCTGCATGACGCCCACCGATGTCTCCAGCACGGCGCCGGAGGTGTACTCGTATTCGTCGCCGGGACGGATCCACGGCTGCTCGCCGACGACGCCGTCGCCGTTGACCTCTTCGACCTTGCCATTGGAGTCGGTGATGATCCAGTGGCGGGTCAGCAGGCGCGCGGCGACATCGCCTGCGTTGTGCAGTGTGATCGTGTAGGCGAAAACGTAGCGGTTGTCGCCGGGACGGGATTGGTCGGGGACAAAGCGAGGTTCGACCTGCACGTCGATCGTGTAGGAAGATCGTTCATTCATGCCCTGATTGTAAGGGTTGTCGCGCCGCATGGGTGAAGCTTGCGGGCGACTCGCTGAATCGGGGAAGTCCACCGAACGGACCCGCCCGACTCAGGCGGCCGGAACGCGTGCGAGGCGGACGTAGTCCTGGGGGGAAAGCGTCTCGGCACGGGCCTTGGGGTCCACGTCCGCGCTCATGATGGCCTCGCTGTCCATGACATTCTTGAGCGCGTTGCCCAGCGTCTTGCGGCGCTGTGCGAAAGCCGCTTTCACGATGGCGTGGATGCGCTCCGGGTCGGCATCGGGCAGTTGGTCGGCGGCGAGCGGCACCAGTCGCACCACGGCCGAGTCCACCTTCGGCGGCGGCCGGAAGGCCCCCGGCGGCACGACAAAAAGCGGCTCGACGCGGCAGGCCAGCTGCAGCATCACCGACAGGCGTCCATAGACCTTGCTGCCGGGCTCGGCGGCCATGCGGTCCACCACTTCCTTCTGCAGCATGAAGCACATGTCCTGGATGGCCTGCGCGTGCTCCACGCAATGGAACAGGATGGGGCTGGAGATGTAATACGGCAGGTTACCGGCGATGCGCAGGCGTTCCACACCATGGCGATGGGCGAGCGCGGTGAAATCCACTTTCAGCACGTCGGAGTGGATGATGCTCAGCTCGCCCACGCTGGCGGCGCGCGCTTGCAGACCGGGAATCAGGTCGGTGTCGAGCTCGATGGCGGTGAGCTTGCCGGCGGCGGCCAGCAGCGGCAGCGTCAGCGCGCCTTCGCCGGGGCCGATCTCCACGACGAAATCGTCCGCGCGCGGCGAGATCGCACTGACGATGCGCTCGATATAGCGCTTCTCGTGCAGGAAGTGCTGGCCGAAGCTTTTCTTGGGGCGGGCGTTCATGGGTGTCCTTGCGAATGCGTGCGGCGTCGCGCCACGAGCTCGAGCGCCATGTTCGCGGCGGCGATCAGGCTGGCGGGGTCACCGCGACCCGTACCGGCAAGGTCAAGCGCGGTGCCGTGGTCGACGGAAGTGCGGATGAAAGGCAGGCCCAGCGTGAGATTCACCGTGCGGTCGAACGCTTCGCTCTTGAGCACCGGCAGCGCCTGGTCGTGATACATGGCCAGCACCGCGTCGTAGCGGTCGCGCTGCGATGGCACAAACGCGGTGTCGGCGGGCAGCGGGCCCAGCAGATGCATGCCTTCGGCGCGCAGCGTTTCCAGCGTGGGAATGATGGTGTCCAGTTCCTCGCGCCCGAGGTGGCCGCCTTCGCCTGCGTGCGGGTTGAGACCAAGCACAGCGACGCGCGGTTCGGGCAAGCCAAACTTCGCCTTCAGTTCGCGATGGACGATGCGCAGCACGCGCGTGAGTGTGTCGGCGGTAATCGCGGCAGGCACGGCGGCGAGAGGCAGGTGCGTGGTGGCCAGCGTCACACGCAGTTCGGGGCTCGCCAGCATCATCACCACGTCGGCACGGGCGCGTTCGGCGAAGAATTCGGTGTGGCCGCTGAAGCGGATGCCGGCTTCATTGATCGACGACTTCTGCAGCGGCGCCGTGACGATGGCGGCATAGCGGCCTTGCATGCAGCCGTCCGCTGCCTCGGCGAGGGTGGCGAGCACATGCTGGGCATTGGCCGGGTCGGGCGTGCCGGGTTGTTCGGGCGCACCGAGCGGAACGTGATGCACGCGCAGCTGGCCTGGCGGACGCTGGCTGATGTCGCCGCCGTCATCGTCGACGAGTTCGACGGTTAGCCCACAGCGTTCCGCGGCGCGCCGGAGCAGGTTGCGATCGGTGACTGCAACGAAATTGGCCGCCAGCGGAGTGGCGGCCAATCGGATTAGCAGCTCGGGACCGATCCCCGCCGGCTCACCTGCGGTGATGGCCAGACGGGGCAGGGTCTGCATGTTCAAAGCGGCCTCAGGACGACTTGTTGCCCTGCTGCTCGTTCGGATCGCGCAGCTCGGGAACCAGGATGTTCACGTAGGCACTGGAGCGCATTTCGCGCAGGTAGTCCTCGTACGCCTGCTCCGCCTTGCGGTTGCCGATGGCTTGGCGCGCCTGGTTGCGCGACAGCTCGTCCGTGCGGTCGCTCTGGCGGGTGCCGAGGCGCTGGATGATGTGCCAGCCCGCTTCGCTCTGGAACGGCTGGGAAACCTGGTCGTCCTTCAACTCACCCAGCTGCTGGGCAACGGTCGTGCCCCAGTCGTTCTGCATGAACCAGCCCATGTCGCCGCCGTTGTTGGCGGTGGTGTCGTCCTTGGAGTTTTCTTTCGCCAGCTTGCCGAAGTCTTCGTGCTTGGTGACGATGCGGTTGTACAGGTCCACTGCCTTCTGATGGGCCTGTTCCGGGGTCATCAGCTCGCTCGGACGGATCAGGATCTGGCGGGCGTGGAATTCCTGCACCACCTGGCGGCTGGGCTGGCGCTGTTCGATCAGCTTCAGGATATGGAAGCCGGTCGGGCCGCGCATGGCCGGCGAGACGTCGCCGGGCTTCATGGTGCCCACCGCGTCGGCAAAGGCCGGCGGAATTTCGTCCATGCGGCGCCAGCCGAGGTCGCCGCCTTCCAGCGCGTCCTGGGCATCCGAGTAACGGATGGCGGCGGCGTGGAAGTCCATGCCACCCTTGATGGCGTCCATGGCCTGGGTGGCCTTGTCCTGGGCGGTCTTGATGTCGGCGGCGGTGGCGCCGGCCGGCAGGCTGACCTGGATGTGGGCCAGGTGGATTTCGCCCGCCTTGTAAGAGGGGCTGGCCAGCATGTTGTTGATTTCGCTGTCGGTGATGGTCACCTGGTCGCGAACCACGCTGTCATGCAGGCGCTGGGCCACGAGCTGGTCGGACAACTGGCGACGGAACGCGGCGAAGCTGTTGCCGTCATGTTCCACGGCGGCGCGCAATTGTTCGGCCGTCATGTGGTTCTGCTGGGCCACGGCATTCACGGCCTGGTCCACGTCGGCATCGGACACGCGGATGCCCTGGTCGTCGGCGCGCTGCACCTGCAGCTTCATCAGGATCAGGCGATCCAGCACCTGGCGCTGCAGCACGTCCATCGGGGGCAGCTGACCGGGATTGCTGGCGTACTGCTGCTGGACCGAACGCACGGCCTCGTTGAGCTCGCTCTGCAGGATCACCCCTTCGTCCACCACCGCCACGATACGGTCAAGCGGCTGCTTGCCCTGCGCTGCCTGGGGCAGCAGCTGGGCATGGGCGGGCAGGGCGGTCGCGGTAGCGATCGCGAGCAGGAACAACGCGAGAGGTTGCTTCATCAGTCCGGGGCCTTCAATCGCCGTGGGCGACAGGGAAGTTATTGATAACCAAGAATACCATTGCGCAGGGCGTTTTCCGACTGACCGGTGAAGTTGCCCATGCCCTTGAACTCCACTTCCAGCATCACCGCGGTGTTCGCGGAACCCAGCTGGGTGGTGTAGTCGTAGGTATTCACGTAGTGGCGTCCCACCAGCCGCAGCGCCACGCAGCAGCTGTCGTACTCCACGCCGGCAAGGGCCTCCACGGTCTTCTTGTCGAGCACCGAGTAGGTCCAGTGGCCGATGAGGCGCCAGCGGTCGGAGACGGGGTAGACCACGGAAGCGTCATATTGTTCCAGCCACGGCAATTCGGTGCCCGGCTGGCGGCGGTAGCGGTACGAGAAATTCAGGATGCCATCGGTCTTGATGCGCATCTGCAGGCCGATGGCTCCGAGGTCGGTGAGACTGGTGTTCGGATTCCACTGGTACTGCGAGGTCAGCTTCCAGCGGTCATTGAGCTGGGTGGTGAG
The nucleotide sequence above comes from Dyella telluris. Encoded proteins:
- a CDS encoding peptidylprolyl isomerase, with protein sequence MKQPLALFLLAIATATALPAHAQLLPQAAQGKQPLDRIVAVVDEGVILQSELNEAVRSVQQQYASNPGQLPPMDVLQRQVLDRLILMKLQVQRADDQGIRVSDADVDQAVNAVAQQNHMTAEQLRAAVEHDGNSFAAFRRQLSDQLVAQRLHDSVVRDQVTITDSEINNMLASPSYKAGEIHLAHIQVSLPAGATAADIKTAQDKATQAMDAIKGGMDFHAAAIRYSDAQDALEGGDLGWRRMDEIPPAFADAVGTMKPGDVSPAMRGPTGFHILKLIEQRQPSRQVVQEFHARQILIRPSELMTPEQAHQKAVDLYNRIVTKHEDFGKLAKENSKDDTTANNGGDMGWFMQNDWGTTVAQQLGELKDDQVSQPFQSEAGWHIIQRLGTRQSDRTDELSRNQARQAIGNRKAEQAYEDYLREMRSSAYVNILVPELRDPNEQQGNKSS
- the pdxA gene encoding 4-hydroxythreonine-4-phosphate dehydrogenase PdxA, whose translation is MQTLPRLAITAGEPAGIGPELLIRLAATPLAANFVAVTDRNLLRRAAERCGLTVELVDDDGGDISQRPPGQLRVHHVPLGAPEQPGTPDPANAQHVLATLAEAADGCMQGRYAAIVTAPLQKSSINEAGIRFSGHTEFFAERARADVVMMLASPELRVTLATTHLPLAAVPAAITADTLTRVLRIVHRELKAKFGLPEPRVAVLGLNPHAGEGGHLGREELDTIIPTLETLRAEGMHLLGPLPADTAFVPSQRDRYDAVLAMYHDQALPVLKSEAFDRTVNLTLGLPFIRTSVDHGTALDLAGTGRGDPASLIAAANMALELVARRRTHSQGHP
- the rsmA gene encoding 16S rRNA (adenine(1518)-N(6)/adenine(1519)-N(6))-dimethyltransferase RsmA, producing the protein MNARPKKSFGQHFLHEKRYIERIVSAISPRADDFVVEIGPGEGALTLPLLAAAGKLTAIELDTDLIPGLQARAASVGELSIIHSDVLKVDFTALAHRHGVERLRIAGNLPYYISSPILFHCVEHAQAIQDMCFMLQKEVVDRMAAEPGSKVYGRLSVMLQLACRVEPLFVVPPGAFRPPPKVDSAVVRLVPLAADQLPDADPERIHAIVKAAFAQRRKTLGNALKNVMDSEAIMSADVDPKARAETLSPQDYVRLARVPAA
- the apaG gene encoding Co2+/Mg2+ efflux protein ApaG; protein product: MNERSSYTIDVQVEPRFVPDQSRPGDNRYVFAYTITLHNAGDVAARLLTRHWIITDSNGKVEEVNGDGVVGEQPWIRPGDEYEYTSGAVLETSVGVMQGSYQMVADDGTHFEALIPPFTLSIPRTLH
- a CDS encoding symmetrical bis(5'-nucleosyl)-tetraphosphatase — protein: MATYAIGDVQGCLPELQRLLDKIRFDPAADRLWFCGDLVNRGGQSLQTLRLIHSLREQSIVTLGNHDLSLLAIAQRRPEAQSKVNPELREVLFADDAPVLMEWLRSQKLLHHDEQLNWTMVHAGLAPMWTLRQAQRSAQEIERELSSPRHPRLLKNLFGNRPAAWSSRLQGVERLRASINTLTRMRYCDVQGRIDFESKGVPGTQKPGMYPWFEVPGMRQRGARIVCGHWSALGRFAGIGVHAIDTGCVWGGQLTALRLDTEEPQYVTVDAEPYRKKVPGGD